A window from Oncorhynchus gorbuscha isolate QuinsamMale2020 ecotype Even-year unplaced genomic scaffold, OgorEven_v1.0 Un_scaffold_1079, whole genome shotgun sequence encodes these proteins:
- the LOC124021184 gene encoding acidic leucine-rich nuclear phosphoprotein 32 family member E-like, translating into MEMEKRISLELRNKTPAEVAELVVDNCRSSDGEVEGLSDDYKELEFLSMVNVGLTSLAKLPSLPKLLKLEISDNMIVGGLDQLSEKCPNLTYLNLSGNKIKELSTVKPLKNLKNLKSLDLYSCEITTLEDYRESVFELLPQVTFLDGYDHEDNEVPDSEADDDDNEGLDSEADDDDEHTAGPTRDGDDDDEDDEGSEGEEVGLSYLMKDGIQDEEDDDDYVEEEEEEDGVGVQGEKRKRDAEDEGDDSDGDDD; encoded by the exons atggagatggagaagaggatcaGTTTGGAGTTGAGGAACAAGACCCCAGCCGAG GTGGCTGAGCTGGTGGTGGACAACTGTCGGTccagtgatggagaggtggaagggCTGTCAGATGACTACAAGGAGCTGGAGTTCCTCAGTATGGTCAACGTGGGGCTCACCTCCCTGGCTAAGCTGCCCTCCCTGCCAAAACTGCTCAAG CTGGAGATCAGTGATAACATGATCGTTGGAGGTCTGGACCAGCTGTCTGAGAAGTGTCCCAACCTGACGTATCTCAACCTGAGTGGCAACAAGATCAAGGAGCTCAGCACTGTGAAGCCTCTG AAAAACCTGAAGAACCTGAAGAGTCTGGACCTGTACAGCTGTGAGATCACCACTCTGGAGGACTACAGGGAGAGTGTCTTTGAGCTGCTGCCCCAGGTCACCTTCCTGGACGGCTATGACCACGAAGACAACGAGGTGCCAGACTCCGAGGCTGACGATG ATGACAACGAGGGGCTAGACTCAGAGGCTGATGATG ATGACGAGCACACAGCCGGCCCCACCAGAGATGGGGACgacgatgatgaggatgatgagggttCCGAGGGCGAAGAGGTGGGACTGTCCTACCTGATGAAGGATGGCATTCAG GATGAGGAAGATGATGATGACTAtgttgaagaggaggaggaagaggatggagtaGGAGTCcagggagagaaaaggaagagggaTGCAGAAGACGAGGGAGATGACAGCGATGGAGATGATGACTAG